TGTTCCTGATCGGCTCCGAGATCGACTACGAGACGACCAAGCTGTCGTCCAAATTCGTGTTCCGCAATCCGAACCAGACCGACGCCTGCGGCTGCGGCGAGAGCGTGACCATCATCCCGGCCAAGGCGCTGGAAGCCTGATTTGGGCGCGCGCGATCCCGACTTCGAGGAATGGGTGCGCGAGCATTTCGCGGCGCTCGGTCCGCTGGAGATCAAGCGGATGTTCGGCGGGGCCGGCGTCTATCGTCAGGGGATCATCTTCGCCCTGCTGGACGACGGCGTGGTCTGGCTGAAGGGCGATGAGACGAATGTTCCGGCGCTGGAGGCGGCCGGCTCGCGTCAGTTCACCTATCCGGGCAAGGACGGGGTCGAGATGAAGCTCGGCTACTGGAGCCTGCCGGATACGGCGACGGACGATCCGGATGAGGCGTCGGACTGGGGCCGCGGGGCGTTCGAGGTCGCGGTGAGGAAGGCGGCGGCGAAGAAGCCGCGCAAGCCCAAGGCCTGACCCAAATTCCGCTCATCCCCGCGAAGGCGGGGACCCAGTTCTGTTGTGAGCCAGTGTGCTGGATTGTGAGCCTGTCCAACCACACTCGCTGATCGCCCAAAGGTCTGGGTCCCCGCCTTCGCGGGGATGAGCGGGTCATCTATTGGCCCGCGACGCCTCATCCTCGGACAGCACGCGCACCGCGGGCGCTGCCGGCTTGCCCGTCGCCTCGGCGATCAGGTCGTCGGTCTTGCCCTCGATGACGCCTTCGAGGCGGGCGAGGAACTCGTCCTTGCCGAGGCCGGTGGGGATGGGGTCGAGGAACTCCAGCGTCGCCGTCCCCGGATGCTTCTCGTACTTCTCCTCGGGCCAGAACAGGCCGAGGTTGGTGGCCAGGGGCACGACCGGCATGTCGAAGTCGCGGTACATGTGCCAGACGCCGGAGCGATAGCGGTATTTGGTGCCGATCTTCGCCAGATGGCCCTCGGGGAAGATCAGGATCTTGCGGCCCTCGGCATGGGCGTCGGCGCCGCGCTGCTTGAGCGAATCGCGGGCCTCGCGGCCGCCGCAGCTGTTGACGACGATGGCGCCCAGCTTCTTGAGCACCGCGCCGAGCAGCGGAAACTTCTCCAGATGGTCGCCTGTGACGAAGGCCAGGTCGTCGAACTGGTCATAGGT
The genomic region above belongs to Brevundimonas goettingensis and contains:
- a CDS encoding TfoX/Sxy family protein, coding for MGARDPDFEEWVREHFAALGPLEIKRMFGGAGVYRQGIIFALLDDGVVWLKGDETNVPALEAAGSRQFTYPGKDGVEMKLGYWSLPDTATDDPDEASDWGRGAFEVAVRKAAAKKPRKPKA
- a CDS encoding lysophospholipid acyltransferase family protein, which encodes MRSFAFNVAYWALSIFYGLTAAFAALTPGREATAWVIRRYVKRMVQAMRVFAGITLQVRGRERLPAGAFIIASKHQSWGDGFATYDQFDDLAFVTGDHLEKFPLLGAVLKKLGAIVVNSCGGREARDSLKQRGADAHAEGRKILIFPEGHLAKIGTKYRYRSGVWHMYRDFDMPVVPLATNLGLFWPEEKYEKHPGTATLEFLDPIPTGLGKDEFLARLEGVIEGKTDDLIAEATGKPAAPAVRVLSEDEASRANR